Part of the Halostella litorea genome is shown below.
TCACTCCCACTCACGCCACCGAAACGCTTTCGTCGCCGGACCGAGCCGACGCGGTATGGACGACCAGCGACGCGTCGCCGAGTTCGTCGCGGCACACGAGTTGGACGCCGACCCCGCCTACCGGGTCCTCGACCTCGAATCGGAGGTCGGCGAACTGGCGAAAGAGATCAACGAGTCGACCGGCTACGGCGACGCCCCCGACGAAGTCGACGTGGCGACGGACGAACTGGGCGACGCGCTGTTCGCGCTGCTGGCGCTCGCCGACTCGCTAGACGTCGACGCCG
Proteins encoded:
- a CDS encoding MazG-like family protein encodes the protein MDDQRRVAEFVAAHELDADPAYRVLDLESEVGELAKEINESTGYGDAPDEVDVATDELGDALFALLALADSLDVDAGAALAESLDKYERRLEDTGSAGSGE